A part of Synchiropus splendidus isolate RoL2022-P1 chromosome 19, RoL_Sspl_1.0, whole genome shotgun sequence genomic DNA contains:
- the cpsf4 gene encoding cleavage and polyadenylation specificity factor subunit 4, with amino-acid sequence MQDILATVDHIKFDLENAVEQQLGAMPLPFPGMDKSGSAVCEFFMRAACLKGSICPFRHISGEKTVVCKHWLRGLCKKGDQCEFLHEYDMTKMPECYFYSKFGECSNKECPFLHIDPESKIKDCPWYDRGFCKHGPDCRHRHTRRVICVNYLIGFCPEGKNCKFMHPRFELPMGAPDQPPLPLQSLNQNKNVSSMGRSSLSLIQLTNSSPASRMQNNTAVSSHQNNMSSRGPRPLDQVTCYKCGEKGHYANKCTKGHLAFLSGQ; translated from the exons ATGCAGGATATTTTGGCCACCGTGGATCACATCAAGTTCGACTTGGAGAATGCTGTTGAGCAGCAACTGGGGGCGATGCCGCTGCCCTTCCCCGGCATGGACA AGTCTGGCTCTGCGGTGTGCGAGTTCTTCATGAGAGCAGCGTGTCTAAAAG GCAGCATTTGTCCTTTCCGTCACATCAGTGGTGAGAAGACAGTGGTGTGTAAACACTGGCTGCGTGGTCTCTGCAAGAAAGGAGACCAGTGCGAATTCCTGCACGAATATGACATGACCAAGATGCCTGAGTGCTACTTCTACTCCAAGTTTG GCGAGTGTAGTAACAAGGAGTGTCCTTTCCTGCACATTGATCCAGAGTCGAAGATTAAAGATTGTCCCTGGTATGACAGAGGATTCTGTAAACACG GTCCTGACTGccgacacagacacacaaggagGGTGATCTGTGTCAACTACCTTATTGGATTTTGTCCTGAAGGCAAAAACTGTAAATTCATGCA TCCTCGATTTGAGCTGCCCATGGGAGCGCCAGATCAGCCTCCGCTCCCTCTGCAGAGCCTCAACCAGAACAAA AATGTGTCCAGCATGGGGCGCTCCTCGCTCTCCCTCATCCAGCTGACCAACTCCAGTCCGGCTTCAAGGATGCAGAACAACACGGCTGTCTCTTCTCACCAAAACAATATGTCCAGCAGAGGTCCGCGGCCTCTGGACCAAGTCACGTGCTACAAG TGTGGAGAAAAGGGCCACTATGCCAACAAGTGCACCAAAGGTCACCTGGCCTTCCTCAGTGGACAATAA
- the atp5mf gene encoding ATP synthase subunit f, mitochondrial codes for MADRPVPVVEKRLMDVKLGELGSWLGGRDFTPNGIISSIRRGHDRYYNKYINVKKGGIGGVAMLLVGYVAISYMWEYDHLKHDRWRKYH; via the exons ATGGCGGATAGACCAG TTCCCGTTGTGGAGAAGCGCCTGATGGATGTGAAGCTTGGCGAGCTGGGATCGTGGCTTGGAGGACGAGACTTCACCCCCAACGGCATCATCTCATCCATACGCCGAG GCCACGACAGATACTACAACAAGTACATCAACGTTAAGAAAGGAGGCATCGGTGGTGTTGCTATGCTTTTGGTGGGTTACGTGGCCATCAGCTACATGTGGGAATACGACCATCTCA AACACGATCGGTGGAGGAAGTACCACTGA